A window of the Thermoanaerobaculia bacterium genome harbors these coding sequences:
- a CDS encoding CusA/CzcA family heavy metal efflux RND transporter, whose product MIERVIAYSARNRFVVLVLVAALIFAGVWSIRHITMDALPDLSDTQVIVYSRWDRSPDIIEDQVTYPIVTALLGAANIKAIRGYSDFGYSYVYVIFDEGTDLYWARSRVLEYLSKIQQRLPEGVRTELGPDATGVGWVFQYALVDKTGKHSLADLRTLQDWTIRYELQSVPGVAEVASLGGFVRQYQVTVDPNRLAAYGIPLMKIGDAIRDSNNEVGGRLIEWSGAEYMVRARGYVKSISDLEEIVVKTDDKGTPVRLRDVATIQLGPEIRRGIAELDGEGEVASGVVVMRHGENALNVIRRVKERLKALEPTLPPGVKIVTTYDRSELIERSIHTLKHELVLEMAIVSLIILIFLWHIPSAVIPIVTIPAAVVLSFIPMKIFGIGTNIMSLGGIAVAIGALVDAAVVVVENAHKKLEVWQSGGGKGDYREVLIHAIQEVGRPSFFSLLVIAVAFLPVFALEAQEGRLFRPLAFTKNFAMAIAALLAITLDPAIRLLFTRLENYDFRPRWLCRVTNAVLVGKMHPEEKHPISRILFRLYDPPAKFVLRHPRSVIAAALGIVLLTIPAFRKLGSEFMPPLNEGSILYMPTTLPGISVTESARLLQRQDQILKQTPEVERVFGKAGRAETSTDPAPFSMMETVVLLKPDSQWRHKDRWYSSWMPGFLQPVFRPLWPDHLSWDDLVNDINTRMQFPGQTNAWTMPIKNRIDMLTTGIRTPVGIKIFGKDLKEIERIGRQLEGIVQTIPGTRSVYGERVAGGYFVDFDLNRAEIGRYGLTIREVQDVVMSAIGGENVTTTVEGRERYPVNVRYPRELRDEPDKLGRTLVMTPGGAQVPLSQLATIRLVEGPSMIRDEDGRLSGYVYVDVDTGKRDIGGYIADAKSAVASNLRLPTGYTLTWSGQYEAMMRVQEKMKVVLPITLFVIFALLYMNTKSLPKTFLVLLAVPFSAVGAVWLLYALGYHMSIGVWVGLIALLGLDAETGVFMLLYLDLAYDEMKARGAMKTREDLREAILHGAVKRVRPKVMTVACAFFGLVPIMWSTGAGADVMKRIAAPMIGGLFTSFLMELLVYPAIYEMWRWRSEVRKFSPKPAAEIAPAHS is encoded by the coding sequence ATGATCGAGAGAGTCATCGCGTACAGCGCGCGCAACCGCTTCGTCGTGCTCGTCCTCGTGGCGGCGCTGATCTTCGCGGGCGTGTGGAGCATCCGGCACATCACCATGGATGCGCTGCCCGATCTCTCCGACACGCAGGTGATCGTCTATTCGCGCTGGGACCGGAGCCCCGACATCATCGAAGACCAGGTCACGTATCCGATCGTGACGGCCCTCCTCGGAGCGGCGAACATCAAGGCCATTCGCGGCTACTCCGACTTCGGCTATTCGTACGTCTACGTCATCTTCGACGAGGGGACGGATCTGTACTGGGCCCGCAGCCGCGTGCTCGAATATCTCTCCAAGATCCAGCAGCGTCTTCCCGAAGGCGTCCGGACCGAGCTCGGCCCGGACGCCACCGGCGTCGGATGGGTCTTCCAGTACGCGCTCGTCGACAAGACCGGGAAGCATTCGCTCGCGGATCTCCGGACGTTGCAGGACTGGACGATCCGCTACGAGCTGCAGTCCGTTCCCGGCGTCGCCGAGGTCGCGAGCCTCGGAGGGTTCGTCCGCCAGTACCAGGTCACGGTCGATCCCAACCGGCTCGCCGCGTACGGCATTCCTCTCATGAAGATCGGCGACGCGATCCGCGATTCGAACAACGAAGTCGGCGGCCGGCTCATCGAATGGAGCGGCGCGGAGTACATGGTCCGCGCGCGCGGCTACGTCAAGAGCATCTCCGACCTCGAGGAGATCGTCGTCAAGACCGACGACAAGGGGACTCCCGTGCGTCTCCGGGACGTCGCGACGATCCAGCTGGGTCCGGAGATACGCCGAGGGATCGCCGAGCTGGACGGCGAGGGAGAAGTCGCCTCCGGCGTCGTGGTGATGCGCCACGGAGAGAACGCCCTGAACGTGATCCGCCGCGTCAAGGAACGCCTCAAGGCGCTCGAGCCGACGCTCCCGCCGGGAGTGAAGATCGTCACGACCTACGACCGATCGGAACTGATCGAGCGCTCGATCCACACCCTGAAGCACGAGCTGGTCCTCGAGATGGCGATCGTGTCGCTCATCATCCTGATCTTCCTCTGGCACATTCCGTCGGCCGTGATTCCGATCGTGACGATCCCCGCGGCCGTCGTCCTTTCCTTCATCCCGATGAAGATCTTCGGGATCGGCACGAACATCATGTCGCTCGGAGGCATCGCCGTCGCGATCGGCGCGCTGGTGGACGCGGCCGTCGTCGTCGTCGAGAACGCCCACAAGAAGCTCGAGGTCTGGCAGTCGGGAGGCGGGAAGGGGGACTACCGGGAGGTCCTCATCCACGCGATCCAGGAGGTCGGCCGGCCGAGCTTCTTCTCGCTTCTCGTGATCGCCGTCGCGTTCCTCCCCGTCTTCGCGCTCGAGGCCCAGGAAGGGCGCCTCTTCCGGCCGCTCGCTTTCACGAAGAACTTCGCCATGGCGATCGCGGCGCTGCTCGCCATCACGCTCGACCCCGCCATCCGGCTCCTCTTCACGCGACTCGAGAACTACGACTTCCGGCCGCGCTGGCTCTGCCGCGTCACGAACGCGGTCCTCGTCGGAAAGATGCATCCCGAAGAGAAGCATCCGATCTCGCGCATCCTCTTCCGCCTCTACGACCCGCCCGCGAAGTTCGTCCTTCGCCATCCGCGATCCGTGATCGCGGCCGCCCTCGGGATCGTGCTGCTCACGATTCCGGCGTTCCGGAAGCTCGGGTCGGAGTTCATGCCCCCCTTGAACGAGGGGTCGATCCTCTACATGCCGACGACCCTGCCGGGCATCTCGGTGACGGAATCGGCGCGCCTCCTCCAGAGGCAGGACCAGATCCTGAAGCAGACGCCGGAAGTGGAGCGGGTCTTCGGCAAGGCCGGCCGCGCGGAGACGTCGACCGACCCCGCCCCCTTCTCGATGATGGAGACCGTCGTCCTGCTCAAGCCGGACTCTCAATGGCGGCACAAGGACCGCTGGTATTCCTCGTGGATGCCGGGATTCCTCCAGCCGGTCTTCCGGCCGCTCTGGCCGGATCATCTCTCCTGGGACGACCTCGTCAACGACATCAACACGCGGATGCAGTTCCCCGGGCAGACGAACGCCTGGACGATGCCGATCAAGAACCGGATCGACATGCTGACGACCGGGATCCGGACTCCCGTCGGCATCAAGATCTTCGGGAAGGACCTGAAAGAGATCGAGCGCATCGGGCGGCAGCTCGAAGGCATCGTCCAGACGATCCCCGGAACGCGAAGCGTCTACGGCGAGCGTGTCGCCGGAGGTTACTTCGTGGACTTCGACCTGAACCGCGCCGAGATCGGCCGCTACGGGCTGACGATCCGCGAGGTCCAGGACGTCGTGATGTCCGCCATCGGAGGCGAGAATGTGACCACGACGGTCGAGGGGCGGGAGCGCTACCCGGTCAACGTCCGCTACCCCCGGGAGCTCCGCGACGAGCCGGACAAGCTCGGCCGGACGCTCGTCATGACGCCCGGAGGCGCCCAGGTTCCGCTCTCGCAGCTCGCGACGATCCGTCTCGTCGAAGGCCCCTCCATGATCCGCGACGAGGACGGCCGCCTCTCCGGATACGTCTACGTCGACGTCGACACGGGGAAGCGCGACATCGGGGGGTACATCGCGGACGCGAAGAGCGCCGTCGCTTCGAACCTCAGGCTCCCGACGGGCTACACGCTGACCTGGAGCGGCCAGTACGAAGCGATGATGCGCGTCCAGGAGAAGATGAAGGTGGTCCTTCCGATCACGCTCTTCGTGATCTTCGCGCTCCTCTACATGAACACGAAGTCCCTCCCGAAGACGTTCCTCGTCCTCCTGGCCGTCCCGTTCTCGGCCGTCGGCGCCGTGTGGCTCCTCTATGCGCTCGGCTACCACATGTCGATCGGGGTCTGGGTCGGGCTGATCGCCCTCCTGGGACTCGATGCCGAGACCGGCGTCTTCATGCTGCTCTATCTCGATCTCGCCTACGACGAGATGAAGGCGCGCGGCGCGATGAAGACCCGGGAAGATCTCCGGGAGGCGATCCTCCACGGCGCGGTCAAGCGGGTCCGCCCCAAGGTCATGACCGTGGCCTGCGCGTTCTTCGGTCTCGTTCCGATCATGTGGTCGACCGGCGCCGGCGCGGACGTCATGAAGCGGATCGCCGCCCCGATGATCGGCGGGCTCTTCACGTCGTTCCTGATGGAGCTCCTCGTCTATCCGGCGATCTACGAGATGTGGAGGTGGCGGTCGGAGGTGCGGAAATTTTCGCCGAAGCCGGCGGCGGAAATCGCCCCGGCCCACTCGTAG